One Cololabis saira isolate AMF1-May2022 chromosome 12, fColSai1.1, whole genome shotgun sequence DNA window includes the following coding sequences:
- the nppb gene encoding natriuretic peptides B has translation MGKSSFHREMLLSYVPLCGFLLILNLQISSSFPVSTGLSDTDVDILKVLLHRLEESVSDQNSEENFIPPESNSPYVLNSEDEEDEEKTQTGLDEARIREFLSARKEDEEKRQTGLDEARIREFLSAKSLKNVRSDSSRRSSGCFGRRMDRIGSMSSLGCNTIGKYNPK, from the exons ATGGGGAAGAGCAGCTTCCACAGAGAAATGCTTCTGTCCTACGTTCCCCTCTGTGGATTCCTGCTGATTTTAAACCTGCAGATCTCCAGCTCGTTCCCCGTCAGCACCGGACTGTCGGACACCGACGTCGACATCTTAAAG GTGCTGCTTCACCGACTGGAGGAGTCGGTTTCAGACCAGAACTCGGAGGAGAACTTTATTCCTCCCGAGAGCAACTCTCCGTACGTCCTGAACTCTGAGGACgaggaggatgaagagaagACGCAGACGGGACTGGACGAAGCTCGGATCCGGGAGTTTCTCTCGGCCAGGAAGGAGGACGAAGAGAAGAGACAGACGGGACTGGACGAAGCTCGGATCAGAGAGTTTCTCTCGGCCAAGAGTCTGAAGAACGTCCGCAGTGACTCGTCCCGACGGTCGTCCGGCTGCTTCGGCCGGCGCATGGACAGAATAGGATCCATGAGCTCTCTGGGCTGCAACACCATCGGCAAATACA ACCCCAAGTAA